A window of Deltaproteobacteria bacterium contains these coding sequences:
- a CDS encoding sodium-translocating pyrophosphatase, translating into MAALVLVLLATAANASEADLIIPDLAKESFLGMNGHNLLLGGLVICVLGIAFSLVQFSQIRNLPVHKSMLEISELIWETCKTYLIQQGKFLAILWVFIAAIMVWYFSRSMEPFKVGVIVVFSIVGILGSYSVAWFGIRMNTFANSRTAFAGLKGKPYPTLEIPLKAGMSIGMLLIAVELILMLIILLFVPGDMAGPCFIGFAIGESLGAAALRIAGGIFTKIADIGSDLMKIVFKIKEDDVRNPGVIADCTGDNAGDSVGPTADGFETYGVTGVALITFILLAVGQKLDPAAKSSIQIQLLVWIFVMRIGMIVTSAVSYGINGVYNKGKYGESAKFNFEHPLTSLIWLTSFVSIAMTYLLSYLLIPALGDGTLWWKLSTIITCGTLAGAIIPELVKVFTSTNSGHVREVVTASREGGASLNILSGLIAGNFAAYWLGLAIISLMAGGYAVSTLGLGDIMVAPAIFAFGLIAFGFLGMGPVTIAVDSYGPVTDNAQSVYELSSIETIPDIKQDIKKTFGFEPDFENAKVYLEENDGAGNTFKATAKPVLIGTAVVGATTLIFSIIQLLSAKYGTVGPLGIYEGLSIMNPLFLLGLITGGAVIYWFSGASCQAVTTGAYRAVEFIKKNIKLEG; encoded by the coding sequence ATGGCGGCGCTGGTTCTCGTCCTGTTGGCCACCGCGGCCAACGCGAGCGAGGCGGATCTGATCATCCCCGACCTGGCCAAGGAGAGCTTCCTCGGGATGAACGGGCACAACCTGCTGCTGGGGGGGCTCGTGATCTGCGTCCTGGGCATCGCCTTCAGCCTCGTCCAGTTCTCGCAGATCCGGAACCTGCCGGTCCACAAGTCGATGTTAGAGATCTCCGAGCTGATCTGGGAGACGTGCAAGACGTACCTGATCCAGCAGGGGAAGTTCCTCGCCATCCTGTGGGTCTTCATCGCCGCGATCATGGTCTGGTACTTCAGCCGCTCGATGGAACCCTTCAAGGTCGGGGTCATCGTCGTCTTCAGCATCGTCGGCATCCTCGGCAGCTACTCGGTGGCGTGGTTCGGGATCCGGATGAACACGTTCGCCAACTCGCGGACCGCCTTCGCCGGGCTGAAGGGAAAGCCGTACCCGACGCTGGAGATCCCCCTCAAGGCCGGGATGAGCATCGGGATGCTCCTGATCGCCGTCGAGCTGATCCTCATGCTCATCATCCTCCTCTTCGTCCCCGGTGATATGGCGGGTCCCTGTTTCATCGGCTTCGCCATCGGCGAGTCGCTGGGCGCGGCGGCGCTGCGGATCGCGGGCGGCATCTTCACCAAGATCGCCGACATCGGGTCGGACCTGATGAAGATCGTCTTCAAGATCAAGGAGGACGACGTGCGCAACCCCGGCGTCATCGCCGACTGCACGGGCGACAACGCGGGCGACTCGGTCGGCCCCACGGCGGACGGCTTCGAGACGTACGGCGTCACGGGCGTGGCCCTCATCACCTTCATCCTGCTCGCGGTCGGGCAGAAGCTCGACCCCGCCGCCAAGTCCTCCATACAGATCCAGCTCCTGGTCTGGATCTTCGTGATGCGCATCGGGATGATCGTGACGAGCGCCGTCTCCTACGGGATCAACGGCGTCTACAACAAGGGGAAGTACGGTGAGTCGGCCAAGTTCAACTTCGAGCACCCGCTGACCTCCCTCATCTGGCTCACCTCGTTCGTCTCCATCGCGATGACGTACCTGCTGTCGTACCTGCTGATCCCGGCGCTGGGCGACGGGACGCTCTGGTGGAAGCTCTCCACGATCATCACCTGCGGGACCCTGGCCGGCGCGATCATCCCCGAGCTGGTCAAGGTCTTCACCTCCACGAACTCGGGCCACGTCCGCGAGGTGGTCACGGCCTCCCGCGAGGGCGGCGCGTCCCTCAACATCCTCTCGGGCCTGATCGCCGGGAACTTCGCCGCCTACTGGCTGGGGCTCGCGATCATCTCCCTGATGGCGGGCGGCTACGCCGTCTCCACGCTGGGGCTGGGCGACATCATGGTGGCCCCGGCGATCTTCGCCTTCGGGCTGATCGCCTTCGGCTTCCTCGGGATGGGGCCGGTCACGATCGCCGTCGACTCGTACGGCCCGGTGACCGACAACGCCCAGTCGGTGTACGAGCTCTCCTCGATCGAGACGATCCCGGACATCAAGCAGGACATCAAGAAGACGTTCGGCTTCGAGCCCGACTTCGAGAACGCGAAGGTGTACCTCGAGGAGAACGACGGGGCGGGGAACACCTTCAAGGCGACCGCCAAGCCGGTGCTCATCGGAACGGCCGTCGTCGGCGCGACCACCCTCATCTTTTCGATCATCCAGCTGCTTTCGGCGAAATACGGCACGGTGGGGCCCCTGGGGATCTATGAAGGGCTTTCCATCATGAACCCGCTCTTCCTTCTGGGGCTGATCA
- a CDS encoding response regulator → MVSAADILNARILIVDDQEANVRLLEQMLSSAGYACITSTRDPQAVCALHRDNHYDLILLDLQMPGMDGFQVMEGLKAIETDSYV, encoded by the coding sequence ATGGTGAGTGCCGCCGATATTCTTAACGCCCGCATTCTGATCGTAGACGATCAGGAAGCCAATGTGCGGCTGCTTGAGCAAATGCTGAGTAGTGCCGGCTATGCGTGCATTACGTCGACGAGGGATCCGCAAGCCGTCTGCGCCCTGCATCGCGATAACCACTACGACCTGATTCTGCTCGATCTGCAGATGCCCGGCATGGATGGTTTCCAGGTGATGGAAGGTCTGAAGGCAATCGAAACGGACAGCTACGTT